A stretch of Malus sylvestris chromosome 11, drMalSylv7.2, whole genome shotgun sequence DNA encodes these proteins:
- the LOC126591633 gene encoding licodione synthase-like produces the protein MAHEQVLFMILFLLLTIPLILFPTLTSKLFQSHHPRLPPSPLALPIIGHYHLLGPLLHRTFHNLSHHFGPLFSLRLGSLQCVVVSSPDLIKEFLSTHELSFISHGQSLAIESMTYNASLAFAPYGPYWKFIKKLTVNELLSNRSIHNSMPLRTQEYLKLLRLLAKKAESCEPVNLTEEFPKLWNNVTVDMILGTKGSSAEGRVARAEEARLVVRQATRLFGEMSLCDFFWVCKKLDLGGFVKRIGDTHKRFDVLVEKIIREREEMRNKEKKEEVKDFLDILVDMLEDESLEVEFTRVHLKALLRTFILQDLFTAGTDTNAISLEWALAELINHPRVLEKAREEIDRVIGNKRLVGEPDVPNLPYLQAIIKETFRLHPPVSLVTRKSGQQCKVGGYDIPTNTMLFVNVWAVGRDPKIWDCPLDFWPERFLQLGSDNKVNSVDVRGQHFQLLPFGSGRRVCPGVNLTMKMLPGVLAAMIQCFDWKVVGSDHNNMNRDDVLEMDERPGFTTPRAHDLVCIPVARFSSLNILDP, from the exons ATGGCACATGAGCAAGTCCTATTTATgatcctcttccttctcttaACTATCCCTCTTATTCTCTTCCCCACCCTAACCTCAAAACTATTTCAATCACACCACCCTCGACTCCCTCCAAGCCCCTTAGCCCTACCCATCATCGGCCACTACCACCTCCTCGGCCCTCTCCTCCACCGCACCTTCCACAACCTCTCTCACCACTTCGGCCCCTTATTCTCCCTCCGGCTCGGCTCCCTCCAGTGCGTTGTAGTTTCCTCCCCGGACCTCATAAAAGAGTTCCTCAGCACCCACGAGCTCTCCTTTATATCCCACGGACAGTCCCTCGCTATTGAAAGCATGACCTACAACGCTTCCCTTGCATTTGCACCCTACGGGCCCTACTGGAAGTTCATAAAAAAATTGACAGTGAACGAGCTTCTAAGCAACCGTAGCATCCACAACTCTATGCCACTTCGAACCCAAGAGTATCTAAAGCTTCTAAGGCTTTTGGCCAAGAAAGCTGAGAGTTGTGAACCTGTGAATCTCACTGAGGAGTTTCCAAAGCTTTGGAACAATGTGACTGTGGACATGATTTTGGGGACAAAGGGTTCCAGCGCAGAAGGAAGGGTGGCGCGGGCGGAGGAGGCGAGGCTGGTGGTGCGGCAGGCCACGAGACTTTTTGGAGAGATGAGTTTGTGTGACTTTTTTTGGGTTTGTAAGAAGTTGGATTTGGGAGGGTTTGTGAAGAGAATTGGGGATACGCATAAGAGGTTTGATGTGTTAGTGGAGAAGATtataagagaaagagaagaaatgagaaacaaggagaagaaggaggaggtcAAAGATTTTCTTGATATTTTGGTTGATATGTTGGAGGATGAGAGTTTGGAGGTTGAATTTACAAGAGTTCACCTTAAGGCTCTATTACG TACATTTATTCTTCAGGATTTATTCACGGCCGGAACAGACACAAACGCAATTTCACTAGAATGGGCGTTGGCAGAGCTCATCAATCACCCAAGGGTGCTCGAGAAAGCGAGGGAGGAGATCGATCGAGTCATCGGGAATAAACGACTCGTCGGAGAACCGGACGTGCCAAATCTTCCATACCTCCAAGCCATCATAAAAGAAACATTTAGACTACACCCACCAGTGTCTCTGGTCACAAGAAAATCTGGACAACAATGTAAGGTTGGAGGGTATGACATCCCAACAAATACCATGTTGTTTGTGAATGTTTGGGCCGTTGGAAGGGACCCGAAGATCTGGGACTGCCCATTGGACTTTTGGCCTGAAAGATTCCTACAACTAGGTTCGGACAACAAGGTGAATTCAGTAGATGTGAGAGGGCAACATTTCCAACTGCTTCCTTTTGGGTCTGGGAGGAGGGTGTGCCCTGGTGTGAACTTGACCATGAAAATGCTACCTGGGGTACTTGCAGCTATGATCCAGTGCTTTGATTGGAAGGTTGTCGGGTCCGACCACAATAATATGAACCGTGATGATGTTCTTGAAATGGATGAACGGCCTGGATTTACTACTCCAAGGGCGCATGATCTTGTGTGTATTCCAGTTGCCCGATTCAGCTCACTCAACATCCTTGATCCATAA